The Halalkalicoccus sp. CGA53 genome window below encodes:
- a CDS encoding winged helix-turn-helix domain-containing protein: protein MRPSFGGGRPPKLTPQQFTELCDLLEKGQPWTPKAIHALIAERYDFTYDPAHLSRKLRTTEMRYAKPRLMDLRRPVNADEILAERIMVISESN, encoded by the coding sequence TTGCGCCCGAGCTTCGGAGGTGGTCGACCCCCGAAGCTCACCCCACAGCAGTTCACAGAACTCTGTGACCTCCTCGAAAAGGGCCAACCTTGGACGCCTAAGGCAATTCACGCTCTCATCGCCGAGCGTTACGATTTCACCTACGACCCAGCTCACCTGAGCCGAAAACTTCGAACGACGGAAATGCGGTACGCAAAGCCACGTCTGATGGATCTCCGACGACCGGTCAATGCCGACGAGATACTCGCCGAGCGCATCATGGTGATTAGCGAATCAAATTGA